In Syntrophales bacterium, one genomic interval encodes:
- the hisD gene encoding histidinol dehydrogenase yields MRVIHTGDFNFEETLRRLRHRGKVFDEDVWTIVKEIVEDVARRGDQALFEYTEKFDRQTINAGTVMVSSGEREDAIRQVEKEDLEVLKLAAGRIERFHEKQGTQGYFCSDEEGIELGLRILPLERIGIYVPGGLACYPSTVLMAAIPARIAGVEEIILVTPPRGRGINPLLAAAAKIGGVRRIFRIGGAQAIAALAYGTESIPGVDKIVGPGNAYVAAAKKMVYGHVAIDMIAGPSEILVIADGRADASFVAADLLAQAEHDEMASAVLLTPDEVFAHQVTSEVKMQLDSLPRRNIAENSLQEFGAIIVTESIDEAIAIANRFAPEHLELMVEKPREVLDRIRNAGAVFLGYWTPEAIGDYIAGPNHILPTGGTARFSSLLGVHDFVKRTSILSFSDGAFQRYGEQAARLAKLEGLDGHRRSITMRMARKKT; encoded by the coding sequence ATGAGAGTTATCCACACGGGTGATTTTAATTTTGAGGAGACTCTCCGGCGGCTCAGGCATCGGGGCAAGGTCTTTGATGAAGATGTCTGGACGATTGTCAAAGAAATCGTAGAAGATGTAGCCCGTAGAGGAGATCAGGCCCTCTTCGAATATACGGAAAAGTTTGATAGACAGACGATAAACGCCGGTACTGTCATGGTATCTTCCGGGGAAAGGGAAGATGCCATCAGGCAAGTGGAGAAAGAAGATTTGGAAGTGTTGAAACTGGCTGCCGGCAGAATAGAAAGATTCCACGAGAAACAGGGCACCCAAGGCTATTTTTGTTCCGACGAAGAGGGGATCGAACTTGGATTACGGATATTGCCCCTGGAACGTATTGGTATATATGTCCCCGGGGGCCTTGCCTGCTATCCCTCTACGGTGCTTATGGCGGCAATCCCGGCAAGGATTGCCGGTGTCGAAGAGATCATTCTTGTTACACCTCCCAGGGGAAGAGGAATAAATCCCCTTCTTGCCGCTGCCGCCAAGATAGGCGGCGTGAGGCGAATATTCAGGATAGGTGGCGCCCAGGCAATAGCCGCTCTTGCCTATGGCACCGAGTCAATTCCCGGGGTAGATAAAATTGTGGGACCAGGGAATGCTTACGTAGCAGCGGCAAAAAAGATGGTCTATGGTCATGTTGCAATTGACATGATTGCCGGTCCCAGTGAGATTCTCGTCATTGCTGACGGGAGGGCCGATGCTTCCTTTGTGGCCGCCGATCTGCTTGCCCAGGCCGAGCATGATGAAATGGCGAGCGCTGTCCTTCTGACGCCTGATGAAGTGTTTGCCCACCAGGTGACCTCAGAGGTAAAGATGCAACTGGATAGCCTGCCGAGAAGAAACATTGCGGAAAATTCCTTGCAGGAATTCGGTGCTATTATTGTCACGGAAAGTATTGATGAGGCCATTGCCATTGCCAACCGGTTTGCCCCGGAGCATTTAGAATTGATGGTCGAAAAGCCACGGGAAGTACTGGACAGGATCAGGAACGCCGGGGCTGTATTTCTTGGATACTGGACACCGGAGGCGATCGGAGATTATATTGCAGGTCCCAACCACATACTTCCCACAGGGGGGACGGCAAGGTTTTCCTCCCTGCTGGGGGTTCATGATTTTGTGAAGCGTACTAGTATACTGTCTTTTTCTGATGGGGCTTTCCAGAGGTATGGTGAGCAGGCAGCAAGACTTGCGAAGCTGGAAGGTCTTGATGGTCACCGAAGATCCATTACCATGAGGATGGCACGAAAGAAAACTTGA
- the murA gene encoding UDP-N-acetylglucosamine 1-carboxyvinyltransferase produces MDKMVIHGGEKLLGEVQISGAKNAALPIMVSSLLVDGWNTFHNIPDLVDIKTIKKLLRSLGAEIEGESSVRIRTGEIGSCEASYDLVRTMRASILVLGPLVARMGRARVSLPGGCAIGDRPVNLHIKALQELGAEVELRDGYVKAKASRLKGASIYFDIPTVTGTENIMMAACLAKGTTLLKNAAKEPEVVNLAEVLSGMGAKISGAGTDMIIIEGVNSLHPVEATVIPDRIEAGTFMIAAGITGGNVKVLGCDPSHLDALINKLRDTSMEITISDVGIGAKGNKEIKNVDIKTLPYPGFPTDLQAQMMAFVSVGSGSSVITETVFEKRFMHASELKRMGADIQIKGNTALIRGVPKLKGAQVMATDLRASASLILAGLVAEGKTELLRVYHIDRGYQEIEKKLSTLGANIRRVVV; encoded by the coding sequence AAGATGGTCATCCACGGTGGCGAGAAACTCCTCGGCGAGGTCCAGATCAGCGGTGCCAAGAATGCTGCTCTCCCGATCATGGTTTCATCGCTCTTGGTGGACGGGTGGAATACCTTTCACAACATCCCTGATCTCGTGGACATCAAGACCATCAAGAAACTTTTAAGGAGTCTGGGAGCGGAAATCGAAGGGGAATCGTCTGTCAGGATAAGGACAGGTGAGATCGGCAGTTGTGAGGCCTCTTACGATCTTGTCAGGACGATGAGGGCTTCGATCCTGGTTCTCGGTCCTCTTGTGGCCAGGATGGGCAGGGCAAGGGTTTCTCTTCCCGGAGGATGCGCCATCGGTGACAGGCCGGTAAACCTTCATATCAAGGCCCTTCAGGAACTGGGGGCGGAGGTGGAACTGAGAGACGGTTATGTGAAGGCAAAGGCGTCGCGATTGAAGGGAGCATCTATCTATTTCGACATTCCCACGGTCACAGGAACGGAAAATATCATGATGGCCGCCTGTCTGGCAAAGGGAACAACCCTGCTGAAAAATGCGGCCAAAGAACCGGAAGTCGTCAATCTTGCCGAGGTATTGAGCGGTATGGGGGCAAAGATCAGTGGGGCGGGAACAGATATGATCATTATCGAGGGGGTTAATAGCCTGCATCCTGTGGAGGCTACCGTGATACCTGACCGGATTGAGGCGGGGACCTTTATGATTGCCGCCGGGATAACGGGAGGGAACGTCAAGGTCTTAGGATGCGACCCATCTCACCTTGATGCGCTGATCAATAAACTGCGTGATACCAGTATGGAGATAACCATAAGTGACGTTGGTATCGGGGCGAAAGGCAATAAGGAAATTAAAAACGTGGACATAAAAACCCTTCCCTATCCAGGATTCCCTACGGACCTGCAGGCACAGATGATGGCCTTTGTGTCGGTGGGTAGTGGATCCAGTGTGATTACAGAAACGGTCTTTGAAAAAAGGTTTATGCATGCAAGCGAGCTGAAGCGGATGGGGGCCGATATACAGATCAAGGGAAACACCGCTCTCATAAGGGGTGTCCCGAAGCTAAAGGGTGCACAGGTTATGGCCACCGATCTTAGGGCCTCCGCTTCTCTGATCCTTGCCGGGTTAGTGGCGGAAGGTAAGACGGAACTCTTGCGGGTCTATCATATTGACCGGGGATACCAGGAAATAGAAAAGAAACTTTCTACCCTGGGCGCCAATATAAGAAGGGTTGTTGTTTAG